In Oryza brachyantha chromosome 1, ObraRS2, whole genome shotgun sequence, the following are encoded in one genomic region:
- the LOC102715352 gene encoding fructose-bisphosphate aldolase 3, cytoplasmic — MSAYCGKYKDELIKNAAYIGTPGKGILAADESTGTIGKRFASINVENIEENRRSLRELLFTTPGALQYLSGVILFEETLYQKTKDGTPFVDVLKEGGVLPGIKVDKGTVEVAGTNKETTTQGHDDLGKRCAKYYEAGARFAKWRAVLKIGPNEPSQLAIDLNAQGLARYAIVCQENGLVPIVEPEILVDGPHDIDRCAQVTEQVLAACYKALNEHHVLLEGSLLKPNMVTPGSESKKVSPTVIAEYTVRALQRTVPAAVPAIVFLSGGQSEEEATLNLNAMNRLDTKKPWSLSFSFGRALQQSTLKAWGGKVENLEKAQKAFITRCKANSEATLGTYKGDAVLGEGASESLHVKDYKY, encoded by the exons ATGTCGGCCTACTGCGGCAAGTACAAGG ACGAGCTCATCAAGAACGCTGCCTACATTGGCACCCCTGGCAAGGGTATCCTTGCTGCAGATGAGTCCACCGGCACCATCGGCAAGCGCTTTGCCAGCATCAATGTCGAGAACATTGAGGAGAACCGCCGCTCTCTCCGTGAGCTGCTCTTCACCACCCCTGGTGCCCTCCAGTACCTCAGCGGTGTGATCCTCTTTGAGGAGACCCTGTACCAGAAGACCAAGGACGGCACGCCCTTCGTCGATGTCCTCAAGGAGGGCGGTGTCCTCCCAGGCATCAAGGTTGACAAGGGTACCGTCGAGGTTGCTGGCACCAACAAAGAGACCACCACCCAGGGCCACGACGACCTTGGCAAGCGTTGCGCCAAGTACTACGAGGCTGGCGCCCGCTTTGCCAAGTGGCGTGCTGTCCTCAAGATTGGTCCGAACGAGCCATCGCAGCTTGCCATTGACCTGAATGCTCAGGGTCTGGCTCGCTATGCCATCGTCTGCCAGGAGAACGGGCTGGTGCCGATTGTTGAGCCTGAGATCCTTGTGGATGGCCCTCATGACATTGACCGCTGCGCCCAGGTCACAGAGCAGGTCCTTGCTGCGTGCTACAAGGCACTCAACGAGCACCATGTCCTCCTCGAGGGTTCCCTCCTGAAGCCCAACATGGTCACCCCAGGATCTGAATCAAAGAAGGTTAGCCCTACGGTCATCGCCGAGTACACCGTCCGCGCCCTCCAGAGGACCGTCCCTGCTGCCGTGCCTGCCATTGTCTTCCTCTCTGGTGGAcagagcgaggaggaggcgacccTGAACCTGAACGCCATGAACAGGCTCGACACCAAGAAGCCGTGGTCTCTGTCCTTCTCCTTCGGCCGTGCACTCCAACAGAGCACGCTCAAGGCCTGGGGTGGCAAGGTTGAGAACCTGGAGAAGGCGCAGAAGGCCTTCATTACCAGGTGCAAGGCCAACTCTGAGGCTACTCTTGGTACATACAAGGGTGATGCTGTGCTCGGCGAGGGTGCCTCTGAGAGCCTCCACGTCAAGGACTACAAGTACTGA